A genomic region of Prionailurus bengalensis isolate Pbe53 chromosome D1, Fcat_Pben_1.1_paternal_pri, whole genome shotgun sequence contains the following coding sequences:
- the LOC122484100 gene encoding uncharacterized protein LOC122484100 — MSSRGPLLASPGLGHLPGAPTGVGSAGPRCLHHVLWAASSSPRAGAASSTTWPPEAPPGVPRAGWAQLSPGRGFRSARAWAATVGSRGPVFSPAGRALDGPWRPLPDTALARALGQPAFQKSGQADACPVWPCLPRALTLTPTPFFLPLITWTGPSRPGEPCLGTHVLIPASSTLGHLRPGSGLRHRVGLPQSVGHATSKGGEVGLFHSLPGSGRAPVPTSPGTLPLSGCSGGWDFRVRRESAGFSTLLVLLEHKARTPPLSPSKQGEWGGTPWALTDLRGGGSSPLAGVGSLPRAVPSASGGQPLKQAGRRSLAGAPQKREASGDFQAAF; from the coding sequence ATGTCCTCAAGGGGCCCCCTTCTGGCCTCTCCCGGGCTGGGCCACCTGCCAGGGGCGCCTACAGGGGTGGGGAGTGCCGGCCCGCGGTGCCTGCACCACGTGCTCTGGGCGGCCAGCAGCAGCCCTCGTGCGGGGGCGGCCAGCAGCACAACTTGGCCGCCAGAGGCCCCGCCAGGGGTGCCTCGGGCCGGCTGGGCTCAGCTGAGCCCTGGGAGGGGCTTCAGATCGGCCCGGGCTTGGGCCGCCACGGTTGGCAGCAGGGGGCCAGTCTTCTCCCCTGCTGGCAGGGCTCTGGATGGTCCCTGGAGGCCCCTGCCTGACACTGCCCTGGCCCGGGCCCTGGGACAGCCAGCCTTTCAGAAGTCAGGGCAGGCAGACGCGTGCCCGGTGTGGCCTTGTCTCCCCCGGGCCCTGACCTTGACGCCgacccctttctttctccctctgatcACGTGGACTGGGCCCAGCAGACCTGGAGAACCCTGCCTGGGGACCCACGTCCTCATCCCagccagctccacactgggcCACCTCCGCCCCGGGTCAGGCCTCAGACATCGTGTGGGGCTCCCCCAGTCTGTGGGCCACGCAACATCAAAGGGGGGGGAGGTTGGCCTCTTTCACTCCCTGCCCGGGAGCGGTAGAGCCCCTGTTCCGACATCTCCCGGCACCCTCCCGCTGTCCGGGTGCTCTGGTGGCTGGGATTTCCGGGTCAGGCGAGAGTCTGCCGGCTTCTCCACCCTGCTCGTCCTCCTAGAGCACAAGGCACGAACCCCTCCGCTGAGCCCTTCCAAGCAAGGGGAGTGGGGGGGCACACCGTGGGCCCTGACGGATCTGCGGGGTGGTGGCTCCAGCCCTCTGGCAGGGGTAGGGAGCCTCCCGCGGGCCGTCCCCTCCGCCTCCGGGGGCCAGCCCCTCAAGCAGGCAGGGAGGCGTTCTCTGGCTGGGGCGCCTCAGAAGAGAGAGGCCTCCGGAGACTTCCAGGCAGCCTTTTAA
- the CCND1 gene encoding G1/S-specific cyclin-D1 yields the protein MAHQLLCCEVETIRRAYPDANLLNDRVLRAMLKAEETCAPSVSYFKCVQKEILPSMRKIVATWMLEVCEEQKCEEEVFPLAMNYLDRFLSLEPVKKSRLQLLGATCMFVASKMKETIPLTAEKLCIYTDNSIRPDELLQMELVLVNKLKWNLAAMTPHDFIEHFLSKMPVAEENKQIIRKHAQTFVALCATDVKFISNPPSMVAAGSVLAAVQGLPLGSSNSFLSYPRLTRFLSKVIKCDADCLRACQEQIEALLESSLRQAQQQSLDPKAAEEEEEEEEADLACTPTDVRDVNI from the exons ATGGCACACCAACTCTTATGCTGCGAGGTGGAGACCATCCGCCGGGCGTACCCCGATGCCAACCTCCTCAACGACCGGGTGCTGCGGGCCATGCTCAAGGCGGAGGAGACCTGCGCGCCCTCGGTGTCCTACTTCAAGTGTGTGCAGAAGGAGATCCTGCCGTCCATGCGGAAGATCGTGGCCACCTGGATGCTGGAG GTCTGTGAGGAGCAGAAGTGCGAGGAAGAGGTCTTCCCGCTGGCCATGAACTACCTGGACCGCTTCCTGTCGCTGGAGCCCGTGAAAAAGAGCCGCCTGCAGCTGCTGGGGGCCACCTGCATGTTCGTGGCCTCCAAGATGAAGGAGACCATTCCCCTGACGGCCGAGAAGCTGTGCATCTACACTGACAACTCCATCCGGCCCGACGAGCTGCTG CAAATGGAGCTGGTCCTGGTGAACAAGCTCAAGTGGAACCTGGCCGCGATGACCCCGCACGATTTCATCGAGCACTTCCTCTCCAAAATGCCCGTGGCCGAGGAGAACAAACAGATCATCCGGAAGCACGCGCAGACCTTCGTCGCCCTCTGTGCCACAG ACGTGAAGTTCATTTCCAACCCGCCTTCCATGGTGGCAGCGGGGAGCGTGCTGGCCGCGGTGCAAGGCCTGCCCCTGGGGAGCTCCAACAGCTTCCTGTCCTATCCGCGCCTCACCCGGTTCCTCTCCAAAGTGATCAAGTGTGACGCG GACTGTCTCCGGGCGTGCCAGGAGCAGATCGAGGCCCTGCTGGAGTCCAGCCTGCGCCAGGCCCAGCAGCAGAGCCTAGACCCCAAggcggcggaggaggaggaggaggaggaggaggccgacCTGGCCTGCACACCCACCGACGTTCGAGACGTGAACATTTGA
- the LTO1 gene encoding protein LTO1 homolog, protein MAGSQDVFDAIVMADERFHGEGYQEGYEEGSSLGIIEGRRYGTLHGAKIGSEIGCYQGFAFAWRCLLHSCATEKDSKKMKALESLIGMIQKFPYDDPTYDKLHEDLDRIRGKFKQLCSLLNVQPDFKISAEGSGLSF, encoded by the exons ATGGCCGGGAGTCAGGACGTGTTCGACGCCATCGTGATGGCGGACGAGAG GTTTCATGGGGAAGGATATCAGGAAGGCTACGAAGAAGGCAGTAGCTTGGGTATAATTGAAGGAAGACGGTACGGCACGTTACATGGAGCCAAAATTGGGTCCGAG ATTGGGTGCTATCAGGGGTTTGCTTTCGCTTGGCGATGTCTCCTGCACAGTTGTGCCACCGAGAAAGACAG CAAGAAGATGAAGGCCTTAGAATCGTTGATTGGAATGATTCAGAAGTTCCCTTACGATGACCCTACCTATGATAAACTTCACGAAGACTTAGACAGAATTAGAGGGAAATTCAAACAG ctttgttcactgctgaatGTTCAGCCGGACTTTAAAATTAGTGCGGAAGGTTCTGGACTTTCATTTTGA